Proteins encoded together in one Desulfovibrio sp. UCD-KL4C window:
- the cobA gene encoding uroporphyrinogen-III C-methyltransferase has product MGIVYLIGAGPGDPGLLTVKAKEILECADVLIYDYLANSEFLSYCKEGAEILYVGKKGGDHTLPQNKINELIINKAKEGKVIARLKGGDPYVFGRGGEEAEELVEAGIKFEVIPGITAGVAAPAYAGIPVTHRDFTTSVCFITGHEDPTKETSGHNWEVYAKSNSTLVFYMGVKNLPMIAENLISNGRDPETPVALVRWGTRCNQQSFVSTLENVAEEAANRKFQAPSIIVVGGVCSLHDKLNWFEKKPLLGKGIVVTRAREQSSGLVSTLGKLGACVYEFPTITIEPMADYEPVQKAISTLSGWDWLIFTSVNGVKHFFQQLEESNLDARAFAGLQIAAIGPATADALAAKGIKPDFVPEKYVAEGVVEGLLERGVKGKKVLIPRALVAREILPQELEKAGAHVQILPVYETGLSENDPAPILEALKSGKINYLTFTSSSTVENFFNLVEPEQFHKFKDSVKIACIGPITTKTLEGFGFEPDIQPDDYTIPGLVDELVKESAE; this is encoded by the coding sequence ATGGGCATAGTATATCTCATCGGAGCTGGTCCCGGAGACCCCGGTCTGCTGACAGTTAAAGCCAAGGAAATCCTGGAATGTGCAGATGTCCTTATTTATGACTATCTGGCTAACAGCGAATTCCTTTCCTACTGTAAAGAAGGCGCTGAAATCCTTTATGTCGGCAAAAAGGGCGGAGATCATACCCTTCCGCAGAATAAAATTAATGAACTTATCATTAATAAAGCGAAAGAGGGTAAGGTTATTGCCCGCCTTAAAGGCGGCGATCCTTACGTTTTTGGACGCGGAGGAGAAGAAGCTGAAGAACTGGTCGAAGCTGGAATCAAGTTTGAAGTAATTCCAGGTATCACTGCCGGAGTTGCGGCTCCTGCTTATGCCGGAATTCCCGTTACCCATAGAGATTTTACTACCTCAGTTTGTTTTATCACCGGACACGAAGATCCTACCAAGGAAACATCCGGTCACAACTGGGAAGTTTATGCTAAGTCCAACAGCACATTAGTTTTTTACATGGGTGTTAAGAATCTGCCCATGATAGCTGAGAATCTGATTAGCAACGGACGGGACCCTGAAACTCCTGTTGCCCTTGTTCGCTGGGGAACACGTTGCAATCAGCAGAGTTTTGTATCCACTCTTGAAAATGTTGCAGAAGAGGCCGCCAACCGTAAGTTTCAGGCTCCTTCCATTATTGTGGTCGGCGGGGTTTGCTCCCTGCATGACAAGCTGAACTGGTTTGAAAAGAAACCTCTGCTCGGAAAAGGAATTGTTGTCACCCGCGCTCGTGAACAGTCTAGTGGACTTGTTTCCACTCTTGGCAAACTCGGTGCATGTGTTTATGAATTTCCTACCATCACAATTGAGCCTATGGCTGATTATGAACCTGTTCAGAAAGCTATAAGTACGCTTTCCGGTTGGGATTGGCTTATCTTTACATCCGTTAATGGTGTAAAGCATTTTTTCCAGCAGCTTGAAGAAAGCAATCTTGATGCTCGTGCTTTTGCAGGGTTGCAGATTGCCGCAATCGGACCTGCAACTGCTGACGCGCTTGCTGCAAAAGGAATTAAGCCTGATTTTGTTCCTGAAAAGTACGTTGCTGAAGGAGTTGTTGAAGGGCTGCTCGAAAGAGGAGTGAAAGGTAAAAAAGTTCTGATTCCAAGAGCCTTGGTTGCCCGTGAGATATTGCCTCAGGAACTTGAAAAGGCCGGAGCGCATGTTCAGATTTTGCCTGTTTATGAAACAGGTCTTTCTGAAAACGATCCTGCTCCGATTCTGGAAGCTCTTAAAAGCGGTAAAATTAATTATCTCACTTTTACCAGCTCCAGCACGGTTGAGAACTTTTTCAACCTTGTTGAACCTGAACAGTTCCACAAATTTAAAGATTCAGTAAAGATTGCTTGTATCGGTCCTATTACAACCAAAACCTTAGAAGGGTTCGGTTTTGAGCCGGATATACAGCCTGATGATTATACAATCCCCGGACTGGTTGACGAACTTGTCAAAGAATCCGCAGAGTAA
- the purN gene encoding phosphoribosylglycinamide formyltransferase has product MSKLPIAVLISGSGSNLQALIDKMEEGILDVDIRMVLSNRSSAYGLERAKKHAIPTCVLSHKDFESREDFDSEMVRVLKEAGVQAVVMAGFMRIITSVFLNAFSGQIINIHPALLPSFAGAGGQAEAVEHGVQISGCTVHFVNEKMDNGAIIIQAAVPAIPGEDVKILSDRILQVEHRILPQATQWLAEGRLSAEGRFVKLGAANVAKAELTADFPCLINPPLESGF; this is encoded by the coding sequence GTGAGCAAATTACCAATTGCTGTTCTTATTTCCGGTAGTGGTTCCAATCTTCAAGCATTGATAGATAAGATGGAAGAAGGAATTCTCGATGTCGATATCAGAATGGTTCTTTCGAATAGATCAAGTGCCTATGGTCTTGAGCGCGCAAAGAAACATGCTATTCCCACGTGTGTGTTGAGTCATAAAGATTTTGAGAGCCGTGAAGATTTTGACAGTGAAATGGTACGTGTTCTAAAAGAAGCTGGTGTGCAGGCGGTTGTTATGGCCGGATTCATGCGCATCATAACTTCTGTTTTTTTAAATGCATTTTCAGGTCAAATTATTAATATTCATCCTGCGCTGTTACCTAGCTTTGCAGGAGCCGGTGGGCAAGCTGAGGCCGTAGAACATGGAGTGCAGATTTCAGGATGTACTGTACACTTTGTGAACGAAAAAATGGATAATGGCGCAATAATTATTCAGGCTGCCGTTCCTGCAATCCCCGGAGAGGATGTCAAAATTTTATCTGATCGCATTTTGCAGGTAGAACACAGAATTTTACCGCAGGCTACGCAATGGCTGGCAGAAGGGCGACTCAGTGCCGAAGGCCGCTTTGTTAAACTTGGAGCTGCTAATGTCGCTAAGGCAGAACTTACTGCTGATTTTCCTTGTCTTATCAATCCCCCATTAGAATCCGGGTTCTAA
- a CDS encoding aminoglycoside phosphotransferase family protein, producing the protein MVDALEPWGRKTFRRHTEKNIPGSPARALSRSVIEDTQNNLWLSERIASKQLSQRTAISRNLQVLHDSGLEHILLYQQTVEGTYVADLMGLPWQLSPFYESDLLPQPEFVYDEERGESLAEFICSLRKHSNEKQLEQGKPPFDLLEYATTLVKTTAEREPKVFERIEPICKKIFPKMEKFTSLPVAFCHGDFHPLNILWRGKNVGAVIDWEFSGMRPEIYDVANIIGCVGFENPEGLNFGLIPQFLKVLKSETDISAEGYAMLPFFIPALRFAWLSEWLRKKDWEMLSMELDFMAILLERI; encoded by the coding sequence ATGGTAGATGCTCTTGAACCTTGGGGGCGTAAAACTTTTCGCCGTCATACAGAAAAAAATATTCCGGGAAGTCCCGCAAGAGCTCTCTCCCGATCTGTCATAGAAGACACTCAAAATAATTTATGGCTCAGCGAACGTATCGCAAGCAAGCAGCTTTCTCAGCGCACGGCTATATCCCGTAATCTTCAAGTTTTGCATGATTCCGGTTTGGAGCATATTCTTTTATATCAACAAACGGTGGAAGGGACTTATGTTGCTGATCTTATGGGATTACCGTGGCAGCTTTCTCCTTTCTACGAATCAGACCTTTTGCCACAGCCTGAGTTTGTTTATGATGAGGAAAGGGGGGAAAGTCTTGCTGAATTCATTTGCTCGCTACGTAAACATTCCAATGAAAAACAGCTTGAACAAGGAAAGCCTCCTTTTGATTTACTAGAGTATGCGACAACTTTGGTGAAGACCACTGCTGAGCGCGAACCTAAAGTATTTGAGCGGATAGAACCTATTTGCAAAAAAATTTTTCCTAAAATGGAAAAATTTACATCACTTCCTGTAGCTTTTTGTCATGGTGATTTTCATCCTTTGAATATTCTTTGGCGTGGTAAAAATGTCGGAGCTGTTATTGATTGGGAATTTTCAGGTATGCGTCCAGAAATATACGACGTGGCCAATATTATAGGGTGTGTTGGTTTCGAAAATCCAGAAGGTCTTAATTTCGGTTTGATTCCGCAGTTTCTGAAAGTACTAAAAAGTGAAACTGATATTTCCGCTGAAGGTTACGCAATGCTGCCATTTTTTATCCCTGCACTACGCTTTGCATGGCTATCCGAATGGTTGCGTAAAAAGGATTGGGAAATGCTATCCATGGAATTAGACTTTATGGCAATATTATTGGAGCGTATTTGA
- a CDS encoding ATP-binding protein: MHTLAKYISDNELWLMERILSYAKAQNFTDYSSTLIEAWRISIHGLSKAIMTASDIYGEDLPQFHPDENYADDPAALFGVLEARLHRERGISLQMFLGLYKYYRYTYVDLVRSMTAEPELKLHYEKFVERVLDRIEIAFCSEWSGLDSDNTIKELQKSNREMTNEKNKYLTIFESLNVPLFLIDESGNIDNMTPKSFSMIGMNKFPGSIYYEQKGQETEKLKGTPLSQTLPWLTDEIKEFLSAETPSITVDKEIRDEVESYHYNVTLSKILDVSGKSQGRVVLIDDRTDLIEMERQFSQRHKLQGIGQLAAGVSHEINTPLQFLSQNFNFLDQSFSELFELINKLTNPLAKNITDNENDFNLISPDELENVDYLSEEVFQAIQESQEGIEHVSAIVKALNSFTHLDYESAIALDLNEIASNVLTVSTNMWKSIAEVRTAFSPNLAKIMARPGEISQALLNIIINAADAIKAKYEGSTNQGLITIGTRNVDSQVEFYINDTGKGIPEENMHKIYDLFFTTKEVGDGVGQGLTNTHTIIRQLNGTITCKSVEGKGTTFLIRLPASGIG, from the coding sequence GTGCATACTTTAGCCAAATATATTTCTGACAATGAACTCTGGTTAATGGAGCGCATTCTATCTTACGCTAAAGCCCAAAATTTTACAGATTATTCTTCAACACTTATTGAAGCATGGCGAATTTCTATACATGGGTTGTCCAAAGCTATAATGACAGCTTCGGACATATATGGCGAAGATTTGCCTCAATTCCACCCAGACGAGAATTATGCAGATGACCCCGCCGCACTATTTGGAGTGCTTGAAGCCCGTCTACATCGTGAACGCGGTATAAGCCTTCAAATGTTTCTCGGTCTCTACAAATATTATCGCTATACTTATGTTGATTTAGTACGGAGTATGACTGCAGAACCGGAACTCAAGCTTCACTATGAAAAATTTGTTGAGCGAGTACTGGATAGAATTGAAATTGCTTTCTGCTCTGAATGGTCTGGTTTAGATTCTGACAATACCATTAAAGAATTACAAAAATCTAATAGGGAAATGACTAATGAAAAAAACAAATATCTGACCATCTTCGAAAGTTTGAATGTTCCACTTTTTCTGATTGATGAGAGCGGCAATATTGACAATATGACTCCAAAATCTTTTTCAATGATTGGAATGAACAAATTCCCTGGATCCATATATTACGAACAAAAAGGACAAGAAACTGAAAAGCTTAAAGGTACCCCGCTAAGCCAGACTCTTCCGTGGTTGACGGATGAAATCAAAGAATTCCTTTCTGCAGAAACCCCTTCCATCACAGTTGATAAAGAAATTCGCGACGAAGTAGAGTCCTACCATTATAATGTAACCCTATCTAAAATACTTGATGTAAGCGGAAAGTCACAGGGGAGGGTAGTTCTTATTGATGACCGGACTGATTTAATAGAAATGGAACGCCAATTCTCACAAAGGCATAAGTTACAAGGCATTGGGCAGCTTGCTGCTGGTGTTTCACATGAGATTAATACACCGCTGCAATTCTTATCGCAAAATTTCAATTTTCTTGATCAGTCCTTTAGTGAATTATTTGAACTTATCAATAAGCTTACCAACCCTCTTGCTAAGAATATTACAGACAATGAAAATGATTTCAATCTCATTTCGCCCGATGAGCTAGAAAATGTTGACTACTTGAGTGAAGAGGTTTTTCAGGCAATACAGGAATCACAGGAAGGGATAGAACACGTTTCGGCCATTGTTAAGGCTTTAAACAGTTTTACGCATCTGGATTATGAATCTGCAATAGCTTTAGATCTTAATGAAATCGCTTCAAATGTTCTAACTGTTTCCACAAATATGTGGAAATCAATTGCTGAAGTAAGAACGGCTTTTTCTCCTAATCTAGCAAAAATAATGGCACGTCCGGGAGAAATAAGTCAGGCTTTATTAAATATCATTATAAACGCTGCAGATGCAATTAAAGCGAAATATGAAGGGAGCACAAACCAAGGTTTAATTACTATAGGCACCAGAAATGTGGATAGTCAGGTAGAGTTTTATATCAATGATACAGGAAAAGGTATCCCCGAAGAAAACATGCACAAAATATATGACCTTTTCTTCACTACAAAAGAAGTTGGAGACGGTGTAGGGCAAGGTTTAACCAACACTCATACAATCATCCGCCAGCTCAATGGGACTATAACATGCAAATCTGTCGAAGGAAAAGGAACAACTTTTTTAATAAGACTACCTGCATCAGGCATAGGCTGA
- the amrA gene encoding AmmeMemoRadiSam system protein A produces the protein MTDNFSFSLTDEEKEYLKEIVKLSIISNLRGDKEHEIPQPPTAKLKENLGAFVTLKLGGHLRGCIGNVQGTGPLYQTIWAMARAAAFEDPRFPELTINEYEELDYEISILSPVTICPDTEQIEIGKHGLIMQRGRNSGLLLPQVATEWKWDRHQFLAQTCHKAGMEPNAWQDEATNIFWFEAEVF, from the coding sequence ATGACAGATAATTTTAGTTTTTCGCTTACGGACGAAGAAAAAGAATACCTCAAAGAAATCGTAAAGCTAAGTATCATCAGCAATTTGCGCGGCGATAAAGAGCATGAAATACCACAGCCGCCCACTGCGAAACTGAAGGAGAACCTTGGAGCCTTTGTGACGCTTAAGCTTGGTGGTCATCTTCGCGGATGTATTGGTAATGTTCAGGGAACAGGACCGCTTTATCAAACAATATGGGCAATGGCCCGCGCAGCAGCATTTGAAGACCCCAGATTTCCAGAGCTCACCATAAATGAATATGAAGAGTTAGATTACGAAATTTCGATTCTAAGCCCCGTAACAATCTGCCCCGACACAGAGCAGATAGAAATAGGAAAACACGGATTAATCATGCAAAGAGGGCGAAATTCAGGATTGCTGTTGCCGCAAGTCGCAACCGAGTGGAAATGGGATCGCCATCAATTTCTAGCGCAAACATGCCACAAAGCAGGGATGGAGCCAAATGCATGGCAGGATGAAGCTACTAACATCTTCTGGTTTGAAGCTGAAGTCTTCTAA
- a CDS encoding cysteine-rich small domain-containing protein, giving the protein MENSFRFFRNHQCRYFPCHEVENNLEFNCLFCFCPLYHLEKCGGTYEIKNGIKWCSDCTLPHRPERYDYIIGKLKRNKSK; this is encoded by the coding sequence ATGGAAAACAGTTTCCGTTTTTTTAGAAATCATCAATGCCGATATTTTCCCTGCCATGAAGTGGAAAATAACTTGGAGTTCAACTGCCTGTTCTGCTTCTGCCCACTCTATCATCTGGAAAAATGCGGAGGCACATATGAAATTAAAAACGGCATCAAGTGGTGCTCGGACTGCACTCTTCCGCATCGTCCTGAGAGGTATGATTATATCATCGGCAAGCTTAAACGTAATAAGTCTAAGTAA